The Opitutales bacterium ASA1 genome window below encodes:
- a CDS encoding MmcQ/YjbR family DNA-binding protein gives MRLQVLRKYALSLPHVTWVKQWGECLVFKVAGKMFLILALEAETLDGVVFKCTPEEFDGLVEIEGIAQAPYCAKRHWVRVSDFLALSPEELERRIRRSYDLVVAKLPKKTQAALRAAPSAPGE, from the coding sequence ATGCGCCTTCAAGTCCTGCGTAAGTATGCGCTCTCGTTGCCGCACGTCACGTGGGTGAAGCAGTGGGGGGAGTGCCTCGTCTTCAAGGTCGCCGGCAAGATGTTCCTCATCCTCGCGCTGGAGGCGGAGACGCTCGACGGGGTGGTCTTCAAGTGCACCCCGGAGGAGTTCGACGGGCTGGTGGAGATCGAGGGGATCGCTCAGGCGCCGTATTGCGCGAAGCGCCACTGGGTGCGCGTGAGCGACTTCTTGGCGTTGTCGCCCGAGGAGTTGGAGCGCCGCATCCGCCGCAGTTACGATCTCGTGGTGGCAAAACTGCCGAAGAAGACGCAGGCGGCGCTGCGGGCCGCCCCGAGTGCGCCGGGCGAGTGA
- a CDS encoding sigma-70 family RNA polymerase sigma factor encodes MYARFSSPLYALAVRLLGDPSDAEEALQDTFVKIAKSAPHYDSRKSRPFTWAVTILRRTCIDLIRKNRRAPLREPLPVDDDAHPAFALPETARQTAEMHDTAALVHAGLAHVAQPQRSALELALFSTLTQSEIATRLSLPVGTVKTWVRRGLLDLRKTLKASTP; translated from the coding sequence TTGTACGCTCGTTTCAGTTCTCCGCTCTACGCCCTCGCCGTGCGCCTCCTCGGCGATCCGTCCGACGCCGAAGAGGCCCTGCAGGACACCTTCGTGAAGATCGCCAAGAGCGCCCCTCACTACGACTCCCGCAAGTCGCGCCCCTTCACCTGGGCCGTGACGATCCTCCGCCGCACCTGCATCGACCTCATCCGCAAGAACCGTCGCGCTCCTCTACGCGAGCCGCTGCCCGTCGACGACGACGCGCATCCCGCCTTCGCCCTGCCCGAAACGGCGCGCCAGACCGCCGAAATGCACGACACCGCCGCGCTCGTCCACGCCGGCCTCGCCCACGTCGCCCAACCCCAACGCTCCGCCCTCGAGCTCGCCCTCTTCTCCACCCTCACGCAGTCCGAAATCGCCACCCGCCTCTCCCTGCCCGTCGGCACGGTCAAGACGTGGGTCCGGCGCGGCCTGCTGGACCTTCGCAAGACCCTCAAAGCCTCGACGCCATGA